From a region of the Paenibacillus lutimineralis genome:
- a CDS encoding DegT/DnrJ/EryC1/StrS family aminotransferase — protein MDRREIAVPGKIPVLDISCEVQALKPQIMSAIESVLDRGAFIMGQNVKDFEREVAEYLGVNYAVALNSGTDALVISLLACGIGEGDEVITTPFTFFATAEAISQVGAIPVFVDIDPDTYNMDTNLLESALTEKTKAIIPVHLFGQSADMDPIMELARLHHLIVVEDVAQAFGGEYKGRKVGTIGDMGCFSFFPSKNLGAYGDGGLVATNDPDLAEQAVMLRAHGSKKKYYNELIGFNSRLDEIQAAILRVKLPHIDEWNEGRHQAAARYRRLLGEFEGIILPVEEQYSSHVYHQYTIRVRNGKRDELQARLLEEGISTMIYYPLPVHQLPVYRSMNVSMPVAERLSIEVLSLPIWPQIEESTQQFIAETIRASLY, from the coding sequence ATGGATCGTAGAGAGATAGCTGTTCCTGGCAAGATTCCTGTACTGGATATTAGCTGCGAGGTTCAGGCGCTGAAGCCACAAATTATGAGTGCGATTGAGAGTGTCCTTGATCGCGGAGCGTTCATTATGGGCCAGAATGTCAAGGACTTCGAGCGTGAAGTCGCTGAATATCTAGGGGTAAATTATGCCGTAGCCCTAAATTCCGGCACGGATGCCCTGGTTATATCTCTGCTAGCATGCGGAATTGGAGAGGGAGATGAGGTTATCACGACCCCATTCACCTTCTTCGCGACGGCTGAGGCGATCAGCCAGGTAGGTGCCATTCCTGTGTTCGTAGATATTGACCCGGATACGTACAATATGGACACGAATTTACTTGAATCTGCTCTGACTGAGAAGACCAAGGCGATCATTCCTGTCCACTTGTTCGGCCAGTCCGCCGATATGGACCCGATCATGGAACTGGCAAGGCTGCATCATTTGATCGTTGTTGAGGATGTTGCCCAAGCGTTCGGGGGGGAATATAAAGGCCGCAAAGTCGGAACGATCGGCGATATGGGCTGCTTCTCCTTTTTCCCATCCAAGAATCTTGGTGCATACGGGGACGGAGGGCTCGTGGCAACGAATGATCCTGACCTGGCAGAACAAGCTGTGATGCTTCGTGCACATGGCTCCAAGAAGAAGTATTATAACGAGCTGATTGGTTTCAACTCTCGGCTCGATGAGATTCAGGCTGCCATTCTAAGAGTGAAGCTGCCGCATATCGATGAATGGAACGAAGGTCGCCATCAGGCAGCGGCACGCTACAGACGACTGCTTGGCGAGTTCGAAGGCATCATTCTACCTGTGGAAGAGCAGTATAGCAGTCATGTCTACCATCAATATACGATTCGTGTCCGTAACGGCAAGCGTGACGAATTACAGGCCAGGCTGCTTGAAGAAGGAATTAGCACGATGATCTATTATCCGCTGCCGGTCCATCAATTGCCTGTCTATCGATCTATGAATGTAAGCATGCCTGTCGCGGAACGACTCTCCATTGAAGTCTTATCTTTGCCGATTTGGCCGCAAATTGAGGAATCAACCCAGCAGTTTATCGCTGAGACTATCAGGGCGTCACTTTATTAG
- a CDS encoding polysaccharide deacetylase family protein — MLKISCPLSKPAERKYIFHVLFTEFLGINYEVEFEQRNDVEITLPEGNEHRLVLADVLFSKREEEWLKPGSLPNRPLAKLDVAGMGSFPMIYGLRDSSVQSMILHTDPPFIQCSLDLFGSCFFMLTRYEELVCQERDGHDRFPSEQSLAYQEGFLNYPIVNRYTELLWSMLSALWPGLKRKQRESRKVISHDVDYPFFTFRRSNFSIAKESLGDVIKRGQLESAMRKARMIGSGVTTLERDPFNTFDWMMELSERAGIRSSFYFITEQTEADIDGNYSINDPEIHSLMIRIHERGHEIGLHPSYRTYLSPQQIKREFRILRNEAELAGIHQEQWGGRQHFLRWKAPDTWQGWEEAGLQYDSTLGYSDRPGFRCGTCYEYPVFNLRTGMALNLRERPLVVMELTVLDAMRSGSDEEQAFAEISHYYRECVKYKGDFTLLWHNSRLVRSLDRKVFRRCIEELQ, encoded by the coding sequence ATGCTTAAGATCAGTTGTCCATTATCCAAACCTGCAGAACGGAAGTATATCTTTCATGTTCTATTCACAGAGTTTCTGGGAATCAACTATGAAGTTGAATTCGAGCAGCGTAATGATGTAGAGATCACTCTACCGGAAGGAAATGAGCACAGATTGGTGCTAGCCGATGTACTGTTCTCAAAGCGTGAAGAGGAATGGCTGAAACCCGGATCCCTTCCCAATAGGCCGCTGGCTAAGCTGGATGTGGCAGGGATGGGGAGTTTTCCGATGATTTATGGGCTGAGGGATTCATCTGTACAGTCCATGATCTTACATACGGATCCGCCGTTCATTCAGTGCAGTCTGGATCTGTTCGGCAGCTGCTTCTTCATGCTGACAAGATATGAGGAACTGGTCTGCCAGGAACGGGACGGCCATGACCGCTTCCCATCCGAGCAGTCTCTAGCCTATCAAGAGGGGTTCCTCAACTATCCGATCGTGAACCGCTATACAGAACTGTTGTGGAGTATGCTGAGCGCTCTATGGCCGGGGTTGAAGCGGAAGCAGAGGGAGAGCCGCAAAGTGATCAGCCATGATGTCGACTATCCGTTCTTCACGTTCCGCCGCAGTAACTTCAGCATCGCCAAGGAGAGTCTTGGCGATGTCATTAAGCGGGGACAGCTTGAATCGGCGATGCGTAAGGCGAGAATGATCGGCTCAGGGGTAACGACGCTGGAACGGGACCCGTTCAATACCTTTGATTGGATGATGGAACTTAGTGAACGGGCCGGAATCCGCAGCAGCTTCTATTTTATTACAGAGCAGACAGAGGCGGATATTGATGGAAATTACTCGATTAATGATCCAGAGATCCATTCCTTGATGATCCGTATCCATGAGCGAGGGCACGAGATAGGCTTGCATCCCAGCTATCGGACATATCTATCTCCCCAGCAGATTAAGCGGGAGTTCCGAATCTTACGCAATGAGGCCGAATTAGCCGGGATACACCAGGAGCAATGGGGAGGACGTCAGCACTTTCTGAGATGGAAGGCCCCAGATACCTGGCAGGGATGGGAGGAGGCCGGACTGCAGTATGACAGTACGCTCGGCTACTCGGACAGACCGGGATTCCGCTGCGGAACTTGCTACGAATATCCGGTATTCAACCTTCGCACGGGAATGGCGCTGAATCTCAGGGAGCGGCCTTTGGTCGTGATGGAACTAACTGTGCTTGATGCGATGCGCAGCGGATCAGACGAAGAACAAGCTTTCGCCGAGATCAGCCACTATTATCGGGAATGCGTCAAATATAAGGGGGATTTCACGCTGCTGTGGCACAACAGCCGTCTGGTCCGTTCCCTAGACCGAAAAGTATTCAGACGTTGTATTGAAGAACTACAGTAG
- a CDS encoding lipopolysaccharide biosynthesis protein: MWKYLKKISLDSFFRNVVILASGTMVSQVIILIALPFITRLYSPTEYGVYSMYTSIISIMLMLVSFSYENAITLPEEDKMASSLLSLSLRICVVVSILGGVGVYFLAHPLSVWTNEADIKQYFPFFIISLFFAGFYQILNTWSVRKKYFRQISRTKYTQSITLVSSQLALARLLPGPSGLIIGDVLGRLGGLIPQWRLWRRDVKQQQIEVNREDLKESAYRYRRFPQLSLASNMLNSLGIYLPTILLAAFYGPQVAGWFALSQRILGSPMTLITSSVMNVYLSESSGYMLHARHKLYPLFIKTVRNIFLIGVLIIFVMVVLLPSMFSTLFGNEWASAGNYVRLLGFMYLSQIVANSVGSTIDVMERQDLHLYREIARVTIVLGALLLAKYTGQSAGTAILIYGLASTLGYLIHLGLSWTAVKKYRYHAAEQGAEQGG, encoded by the coding sequence ATGTGGAAATATCTCAAAAAAATATCTCTGGATAGTTTTTTTCGTAATGTCGTCATCTTAGCCAGCGGTACCATGGTGAGTCAAGTCATCATCTTGATTGCATTGCCGTTCATTACCCGCCTCTATAGTCCCACTGAATACGGCGTGTATTCTATGTACACTTCCATCATCTCCATCATGCTCATGCTTGTATCCTTCTCCTATGAAAATGCGATTACCCTGCCTGAAGAGGACAAAATGGCCAGCAGCCTGTTAAGTCTATCCTTGCGAATTTGTGTAGTTGTCAGCATTCTGGGCGGAGTGGGTGTCTATTTCCTGGCCCATCCGCTATCCGTATGGACGAATGAAGCGGATATTAAGCAATATTTCCCCTTTTTTATTATCAGCTTGTTCTTCGCTGGCTTTTATCAGATTTTGAATACCTGGTCTGTGCGCAAAAAGTATTTCAGGCAGATCTCACGAACCAAATACACACAGAGCATTACACTCGTATCTTCACAGCTGGCATTGGCCCGCCTGCTGCCAGGGCCATCCGGACTCATCATCGGCGATGTGCTCGGCCGTCTTGGTGGCCTTATCCCGCAGTGGAGATTATGGCGCAGGGATGTGAAGCAGCAGCAAATTGAAGTGAACCGGGAGGATCTTAAGGAGAGCGCCTACCGGTATCGCCGCTTCCCTCAGTTATCGTTAGCCTCGAATATGCTGAATAGTCTGGGAATCTATCTGCCGACGATTCTGCTGGCTGCTTTCTATGGACCGCAGGTCGCCGGGTGGTTCGCGCTCAGTCAACGGATTCTCGGTTCACCGATGACGCTGATTACCTCATCGGTGATGAACGTCTATTTATCGGAGTCGTCCGGGTATATGCTGCATGCCAGACATAAGCTGTACCCTTTGTTTATCAAGACAGTACGCAACATTTTTTTAATTGGTGTGTTGATTATATTCGTTATGGTCGTGCTGTTGCCGTCCATGTTCTCAACATTATTCGGGAACGAATGGGCAAGTGCCGGGAATTATGTCAGGTTGCTCGGGTTCATGTATTTAAGCCAAATTGTAGCGAATTCCGTCGGCTCAACCATTGATGTGATGGAGCGGCAGGATCTGCACCTATATCGTGAGATCGCTCGCGTAACCATCGTGCTCGGAGCTCTGTTGCTGGCTAAATATACGGGTCAGAGCGCTGGAACTGCAATATTAATATACGGCTTGGCTTCTACGCTGGGTTATTTGATTCACTTGGGATTGTCCTGGACTGCCGTGAAGAAGTATCGCTATCATGCTGCAGAACAGGGAGCGGAACAGGGAGGTTAA
- a CDS encoding acyltransferase — translation MNEYWAHPSAIVDEGASIGEGTKVWHFSHISTKASIGSSCSLGQNVYVAPNVEIGNGVKIQNNVSVYEGVVLEDYVFCGPSMVFTNVRTPRSAFPRNTSEDYRATIVKYGASIGANATVVCGTTIGEWALVAAGAVVNRDVPPYAMVAGVPARQIGWVCQCGITLAFRNQRATCPECGRKYEVIEETVRIAKEV, via the coding sequence ATGAACGAATATTGGGCACACCCATCGGCGATTGTTGATGAAGGAGCAAGCATTGGGGAAGGCACAAAGGTTTGGCATTTCTCGCATATTTCTACCAAGGCAAGTATCGGATCCTCTTGCAGCCTTGGCCAGAACGTGTATGTAGCTCCAAATGTTGAGATAGGTAATGGCGTTAAAATTCAGAACAATGTCTCGGTATATGAAGGGGTTGTGCTGGAGGATTATGTGTTCTGCGGCCCAAGTATGGTATTCACGAATGTGCGCACACCACGCTCTGCTTTTCCTAGAAATACGAGTGAGGATTATCGCGCCACAATTGTAAAATATGGGGCCTCCATCGGTGCTAATGCCACCGTGGTCTGCGGTACGACGATCGGCGAATGGGCACTTGTTGCTGCGGGTGCGGTTGTTAATCGGGATGTGCCGCCATATGCCATGGTAGCAGGGGTTCCAGCCAGACAGATTGGCTGGGTGTGCCAATGCGGGATTACCCTCGCTTTTCGAAATCAGAGGGCGACATGCCCGGAATGTGGTCGGAAGTATGAAGTGATAGAAGAGACAGTACGTATAGCGAAGGAAGTGTGA
- a CDS encoding glycosyltransferase family 4 protein, whose product MKIAYLIHWNEGPGSGVFKKVLGQVTAWSRLGHDVSLFLYTHHWEQDWNQEFQDIPLHVQRYRGGFGRLSDFRRLITEVKRWEPDVVYHRFDLYYPGLPSLLRRIPSVIEVNTNDLTEMQSGGKLRYLYHRLTRAAVLKATSGYVFVSAELAEEVHFQKYVQDKVIIGNGFDLSGVASSPPEKREDTRIIFIGTHGQSWHGVDEIAQLAQAHPDWRFDLVGIYASHLEGPAPANMIFHGNLVREEYEPLMNEADVAIGTLALYRKRMAEASPLKVREYLAYGLPVIIGYKDTDFPEPVPFILELKNVPDSTSMDQERIEGFIEKWRGNRVDRSLIKHLDTASKEAERVDYMERIMKKDASR is encoded by the coding sequence ATGAAGATCGCCTATCTGATTCATTGGAATGAAGGACCAGGCAGTGGCGTGTTCAAGAAGGTGCTAGGCCAAGTCACGGCTTGGTCCAGGCTCGGCCATGATGTAAGCCTGTTTCTGTATACGCATCACTGGGAACAAGACTGGAATCAGGAATTCCAGGACATTCCTCTGCATGTACAGCGTTATCGGGGAGGATTCGGACGATTATCAGACTTCCGTCGGTTAATTACCGAGGTTAAGCGGTGGGAGCCGGATGTCGTATATCATCGGTTCGATCTATATTATCCCGGACTGCCGTCTTTGTTGAGACGTATACCTTCTGTTATAGAAGTGAACACAAATGATTTGACAGAGATGCAGAGTGGAGGCAAACTCAGATATTTGTACCATCGTCTGACCCGGGCCGCCGTACTAAAGGCAACGTCAGGATATGTGTTCGTAAGTGCTGAGCTGGCTGAAGAAGTGCATTTCCAGAAGTATGTCCAGGATAAGGTAATTATCGGCAACGGGTTCGACCTGTCCGGTGTAGCTTCGTCTCCGCCAGAGAAGAGAGAGGATACAAGAATTATCTTCATAGGAACCCATGGCCAATCCTGGCATGGGGTTGATGAGATTGCCCAGCTCGCACAGGCTCATCCGGACTGGCGGTTCGATCTGGTGGGGATCTATGCTTCTCACTTGGAAGGTCCTGCACCCGCTAATATGATCTTCCATGGCAATTTAGTGCGTGAAGAATATGAGCCATTGATGAACGAGGCGGATGTTGCTATTGGAACGTTGGCCTTATACCGAAAACGAATGGCTGAGGCTTCTCCGCTTAAAGTAAGAGAGTATCTGGCATATGGGCTGCCCGTTATCATTGGCTATAAGGATACGGATTTCCCGGAACCAGTTCCTTTCATTCTTGAATTGAAGAATGTGCCGGACAGCACAAGCATGGATCAGGAACGAATCGAAGGTTTTATTGAGAAATGGCGCGGAAATAGAGTAGACCGAAGCTTGATCAAGCATCTGGATACGGCATCGAAAGAAGCGGAAAGGGTGGACTATATGGAGCGGATTATGAAGAAGGATGCCTCAAGATGA